From Girardinichthys multiradiatus isolate DD_20200921_A chromosome 19, DD_fGirMul_XY1, whole genome shotgun sequence:
TCTGAAAATAGCAAAAGTTGAATCATCTTTGTTCGGTTGGTTTGGTAAAAAATTGAGTCTATTTTGACCGGTTGGCCACCAGCTgatttcttggtgcatctctaaattTAAGGCTTCTTTTTCCACCGTGTTAAACATCATATGATCGTCTCCTCTTTGGCCAAGTGCCTATTGTCCTCTGAATCTCTGTTGATCAGTGTCCTGTGCCTCACTCAAAAACAACAGGTGGATTTAGGATTAATTTTATAACATGCTGTTCCATCCTCATCTCAGAAAGGAGTTGAGTGTAACCAACTCCTGCTCTTTCCCATGATGCTCTTTCTCTCCATCATTTGTCCTCCTGAGGCCCGGGCTCCTTGGGAGGGGTTCAGTTTGGGTTTAGGTGGCGCGCCAGAGCTGAACTCTCACCAGACCTCTTAGCAACAGCCAGACCAGCAGAGCTTACAACCTGCATGCTCAGGTTGTCATGGTAGCCAGGTGTCCACCCCCACCCCTCATTTCCCTCCACACCATGCACTAACACTGTACACTCACACTCTCTGAGAGCTCCACCCAAGCTGCAACACTATCCCCATCTGTTGCACTACTATGCCTTACTGTCTTTCTCCAACATCTCACCTCCTTTTGTTTGCTCATTCCTACAGCAGAATATGGGGAGTCCGAACAGCAGGGGGTGTCACAGAAAATGTTcttgtgctttttttatttggttggtTTTTCTGAAGAATGTATGAATATATAGGCCTGGATCGCAGCTGTGGTTTTTATTccttcacccccccccccccaatgtGTCTCGAAGGAAATACTCATTATGTTGATCTAAAGATTGTAGCTTGTAGAATAATGTCTTTTGAAGggatattttactcttttagtGGCTTAGTTGCTGGAGGTGTTCGGACCAAGATTGTGCGTCTTATATTTGTGAAGAAAATTAgttaatttgttatttttctcttctcGTTTTAGAAATCCTTGTACATTGTGTCAATTTCAGGGGCCTAATTGCCCTCTTAATATAAATATACTAATGCCTGTAATATAATCTTTGTATAAGAGAGCAAAAAAAGCTTGAAATTTTTGTCATTTGTCAACATatcaaactgtttttaatgACCGAAGTCCTGCTATATTCACTGGAAATGTGAAAATTGAAGCATTTCATTAAATCATTTTGAAAttctacattttgtatttattttgtgttaatgATGTGTTTCTGATTTGAAGTTGTGAGTGTGGATTTTAATATGGGATGCTGCTGTCTCTGCGGGCTTTCTGACCCCAGCCAGGCTgtgccagcagcagcaggggtAACCTGACCCTCCTCCCATCTGTCTCCCCTGCTGCTCAGACCTACTTAGCGGAGGCCTGCGTAATGGAACCTCACCAGGAGGTACAGGTGCAGCGGCTGCAGCACCTACAGGTGCCCCTACCTCTCCCGGGCCACAtaaaggcagaagaaaaagcacTTGACCATAATTGGAGCCCTGAAatgttgtgtgtgtgagaaataATCCTAATGTTACCTAATTTTCACAGGGCTCAGCGCTATTTCCCTCAGTCATTGACTTTAGATATGTTACAACAGAACAGGCTGACACTGTGAATCCATATTGTATTATTTCATGTCTTTGTGGTCTATTTTCACATTTCAAATATATCTGTGCTGCTGAGGGAGGTggatgtttaattaaaaaaaagtctatTTTGCTTTGAAAAGGTGCAGAATATTAATAAAACGGTTAACCACAGAAGGAACCGGGGCAGAGGAGGATGAGCTGGGGTGCTAGTACTTTATTTTTAAGCAGTCAGTGGCCTGGGTGGCAAAAGTCATATGTATATTATCTAATAATATGAATTTAATATACAGGGATGCATATGACATTGATTtatagcatttattttcttcagaGCGTTCCGcttttaaacatcatttactttCTCTTACAGTTTATCACTTTATCacccacaaacctcagtgtttgGGATTTTacataatagaccaacacaaaattgtGCATGCTTTTGAAGAGGAACTGAAACACaggtttctctctttttttttttttttttttacctacacaaactctgaaaagtggggtgtttaatttgtattaatCAACCtttaatacccctaaataaaatccactgcaaccagttgcctttagaagtcacttACTGTAATTGGTGAATGTCCCCCTGTGTGTGATTCAGTCACAGTttgaatacagctgttctgtgaaggcttcagattggagaacattagtgagtaACGAgtatcataaagaccaaggaacacagcagaaaggtcaggggtaaagttgtggagaagtttaaagcagagttaggttgtGAAACAATATCCCTAGATTTGAACATAGCACAGTTCATCCAAAAGTGAGTACAGCTAAACCTCAACCCTACCAAGATGTGGCAttctacctaaactgacaggccaggcaaggggaacattaatctgagaagcagccaagaggcaaCTGGTaagtttggaggagctgcagagatccacagtgaTGCCCTCCAAATATCtttcctttatggaagagtggcaaccAGAAAGCCATTTTTGATGGAAGCCATTCAGGGAACACAGTAAacagattcatgtgttggatggccctgtcaaagtccagacgtcATAGCAGGTGGTTTTATACAAAGTCCTGACTGTGAAgatgctgaatacaaatgcatgccacacttttcagattttaaccaTCTATCCTTCCACTTCATGTTTATGTTCTACGTTGAGTTCATCTAAAATCCCAGTCGAATTTTGGTTGAAACGTGACAAAATCTCAAAAGATCCAAGAGTGTGAACACATTTACGAGGCGCTGTAGAGGACAGGGGCATTTTAAAAGTCCTGAAATTCTGTTCTGGCTTTTTATTTTGGTGAACCACCTCAAGTACCTTTACTTTCAAAACGTCAAGTAGTGTTGATTCCCGAACACAACATTTCTGTTGGAAGTTTGAATTGACGCTTTACTTTGAGTTTTACGGGTTGTGCTGGTCAGATCTAAAGACCGCTGTGGACCTGGTGAGTCCTAAATCATCTTGAAacccagaaaaaaaatcaagctctgtaagtttctcttctttttctgtGAAGCAGAAAGATGTTTTACTGCTCCAGAGGTGAACTCTCATCCACCACCTCTTTTGTCCCGCTGTCATGTCCTGACGTGATATTAAAGGCAGGAGGGGATTTATGATAAGGCCCTAAGTGCTCCTCTCTTCTCTTGAGCCTCTGCAGCGATGATTTACGGAAAATCGCTCTGATAAACGGAGGACTGAATATGGAGGTTCGGTTCTGATTCTAGTTATTCACAGGGATCTTCCCCCGATGACAGATGGAGCTGCAAATCAAACTTTGAAGCTTTTCaaagtttaaaactttaaaaatgaaataaaacgtATTTCTTCTCTTTACTGTTACGTAAATCGGACATAAAGGTCTAGTTTTACCTTATTCGGGTCGCTtgagaattattttaaacaaatatgtaCATAACTTAAGTGTACGAACtgcttattttatgttttcacgATAAATCCATACATTTGCCCCATTAGAATAAAAGATAAGTCAAACATTAATTTAGATAACATCTAAAAGTTGGAAGTGATTTTTCCCCctttaattttcagttttctttggaTTGTTatactttaatgttttaaatgagagaaagaaaatcatagaaacaaaataaataaagcaaaacataaaGTGGATTGTTTAATAAGTACATTTAATCCtactaaatgtatttatttttaaaagaagtagtttatttgaaaaagttcaagcaCTCTCAGCCCGTGTgtctttttgaaaatatttttatttcgaTAGACACCAACGATATACACATACAATCAAAGCGCTATAAAAGCcaacatttaagaaaaataacttGTCCTTAAAAAAGATTGCATCTAAGGTAAGAGCTTTacgtttttctttattattattatttttttaacacaagAGCTGTGAAGATTGATGATTAAAACCCGACCCACGACAATTATCACaactaataaattaaaaaacaaaacttaaaagaCATTTGGCTATACGACATGTAAACTGCCAGAACGATTCACAGggggaaataaaagaaatcacaaCAATAAGTTACATAAAataattagaataaataaataaatatgatggAAAAATATTGCAACAATCttcaataataatgataataataggaATAAAATATGTGCCAgcattcaaaattaaaacaatctaTGTTGACTTTTTAAGGCAGTTATACAGCTGGATTTGGATGTGTATGCAAACTATTTAAGACTAGGCTTTTCTGTTTACTAAAGGCATTTGTGGTTCTACTAAACAGGGAAAATTCTTCagtcaaacttttttttccaccagGACAAAGTTGATAAAGTTCTGTCATCCACAAACAAGCGTAAAGCTCCAGTGATAGAGCAATCACGGTCGGTGAATTCAAGAGACTTTGATGGGGAGGAAAAAAGAGATTTCTGAgattttttaaagacatttcttAGGTCTAGAAGCTATCATTGAGCATGTGCTGTGCTAGAAAAATACCCTTTAACAGTCAAACTAACGGGTTGTAGTCATTTTCCTCCTCTTGATAAACTAATTTgagaaataaaatctcaaaataggCCTATACGTAATTCAAATATAGAGACAAGCAATCAACAATCACTGATTGGCATGAAAAAGACACCACTTAAACATCAAACAGCCCTGCCTTTCATTGGCCTAAAGTTATGGCATTGGGCAACTTTTatgatcattattttatttttttaacccaaAGCCActcttttgtttctatttttatttccctCATCAAAAGGCACAAGTTCTGTGTTATCTTCAGCAGGCTGGGCGCACCGGCATCTGGAGCAGGATCACCTGCCTGTTCTCCGAGGGGTGGCACTTGTTTATGTGCCTGGTGAGCCCCGGCGAGCTGTAGAGAGTGGCGGGGCAGTATTTGCACGGGTAGATCTGGGAGGAGTGCATGAGGCGCAGGTGTCTCTCCTGGCCGGCCCTGCTGGTGAAACTCTCCCCGCACACCGGGCACAGCAGGCAGTCGACCGGGCTCAGGTTGAGAGGGCTTTGGTTTGACGCTTCCTCTGATGatgctgaggaggaggaggaggagggtgcGGACACTGGAGCCTGCTCTGCCGCTGCTCGGTCGCTGGTTTGAAACCCGTGCTCTTCCAGCACCTTCTTCTGCAGGGCCTGGTGAGCCAGGATGTGTTTTCTTAGGTACGCCTGCCGCTTGAACCTCTTCCCGCAGAACTGGCAGTCGTATGAGCCGTCTTCAGAACCCGATTCAGACAACCCGGGACTTGGGGTGTCTCTATCACTCATGTCTTTGGCTTCGTCGGAGACTGACCTGACGGCCAGCGACTGCATTTTGGCCATTTCGGATTTAACGCCCTGCGCGGGCGGCACCGCCGAAGCGCCGGTGCTGGTCCGCGGTTTGTGCCAGCGGCGGTGAGAGGCGAGGTTTGCCGGGCAGCTGAACATCTTGTCACACTCGGGACACCGATACTCGACCCTGACTATACGGGAGCATTTGTGCTGGGCCAGGGAGAAAGGATCCGCGTACGCCTCTTTGCACAGCTGGCACACAAACTCCCCTAAAGGTTTGGTTCCCCCGGAGGATTGCGCCCTCGGCTTCATCTCCACCGGCCCCTCTTTGATTTTCAGCCCGAGGACCGGAGAGGTGGTCACCTCGTCTTCAAAGTTGAGCTTTCGGATGGCTTTGGGTTTCTTGGAGGCGGCTTTAGGTTTGCGCTCTGCTCCATCGGCTGCGGGTCGTTTGGTTGCGACCCGGTTGTTTGGTACTGATAGGCTGTTGCTGCTggtgctgctggtggtggtggtgatggcTGCGCCGCCGCGGCTGCTGTTGCTGGTGCCGATTTTCAGGTCGACTGGTGCGTACAGGAGGTGGTCCAGGCCGGAGAGCGAGGCCGGTGTTGGGAATGACTCTGCAGAAATAGGCGAGCCCAGATTGAAACTTCGCTCGAAATATCCCCTGTCGTGCTCTTTGCTGATGGGTCGGGTGGGGCTGTAGATGGCTTGGCACACCGCTTCTGGATTGCCGAACTGCTCCGGCTTTTCCAGTCTTGGCACCGGCGCGTCGGCCGCGACGAAATCTGGTGAAATCCGGCGATGCTGAGGCGCGGTCGGGACTGGACGCAACGGACATCGGCGGGGAGGGGTCCACCTGACTCGGAAAGGCAGCTGGGGCGTGTAGCTCCTGGAGATCATCCTCATCAGATCGAGTCCTGTAGGAAACATGTGCggatttcttgtttcttttcacCAGGAATCCTTTGGGCATCTTGGCGAGCAACAGCGGGAAGGCACTTCAGGGAGGTGAGTGAAGTGTGGAGTATCCAGGTTGGTTAAAAATATGGCAACACTAGAATTTTTAGGGACTTTTTTCGCCCTTCTATATCGATCCTTCTGTTCCTGAAATGTTTTCGTCTCCAAGGCATAGCTCCACTCTTTTTATGCCGGAATGATGCTATTGTTCTCGCCCCCCCTGTTGCAGCATCCCCGACCAATGGGATGAAACCGAGATCCCAGAGGATTTGATTGTGGGAGGGCTCAGCGCCTGGGTTTGGTGGATTTCGTTGGAGGATGTGCAGATAGCTTAGCAGATGTATTGGCGGTTTATTACATTAATGctgagccccccccccccccccccccccaatcgACCAAGGCACACGCCGGGACCCTCCTCTTTTTACGGTCTGATGGGCCCCTAAACAAATGCACACGTGCCGCTGCTTTGTGGCTCTCCTTTGGGGGGCCTCTGAGTCGCCAAAAGGAAATGTTCATCAGCGGTAGAATCGTCACGAGTTAGAataagattatttaaaaaaactgtttcttctCACTGAGATGttggtaaaataacaaaaaaaacaggtttgAAACGCAGGTTCTCCATAGGTTTGCTTCAACTTTACGCACGACCTTTAACGACAATACTTGCTCTCAACTGAATGTAGCaactttcattttgctttattttattttattttttatttgaacccTATACAGGAggtacatttctttattttaagggCACGCGTCTGCCTCGGTAGTTTAACTCGACATATAAATCAGACATCTCGCTGCATACATAAGTAATAAGAAAGCCCTCTGGTCTTTGTGCACAATGGCTACGTCTGCGTGTGCGTGGAtagcaatttttttttcatcGTTTCAAAGGCAAATTGACCTCTTAACTGTGGAACAGGACTCACGGCCAATCTGGCCCACAGCAAGACGCGTGCTGGGCGGAATCAGCGCTGCAGACAAAGAGGAGGGCAGCAGCCGAGGCTTGTGATGGGACTTTCTGCACAGATATTTAGACCTGGTGTTGCATCTACTTATAGCAGGTAGGTATTGTTTTCAGGAAGCACTATAGATTTAATTATAGCTGTAAAATAAGTGAAAAGTTTTCAGTTGTCACATATTTCAAAAATCGTTGCTATAAAAGTGTTTAACTTCACTTCTTCTTCAACTATAGcccttctttgttcttttcacattttgtatatTTGCCTGAGTTTCCATTTATTGCCTAATAATGCAGACCTATATGCGACAGTGCGCCACTTGGCAGAGAGCGCATTCTTTCCCCCTCTTTCAGTGCGCAGACCAGGGAGGAATTAATCTCCATCGTCGTTCATTGTTCACCTCATTTGCATAAAGCTGCTGTATGACCAAGTCAAATAATTACACAATCGACGCTGAGCCGCAGGCCTGCAGCCATCCTTTCAATAGGCCTCTGTGTCCCGGAGCCGTCTCTCACCTGCTTGAAAACACACCGTTATGTTGGTTATGCCCGAGTTAAATTATACATTTACCTAGACTGTTTAAAGaatcttatttaaaaaaggaaaacttaaTACATGTAGCTGGAGATACTTTGGGGTAAAGTTTTGAATGCATCGATTTAATGTTAGATATTTTTTATGTCGCATCTATTCTTTAAAGTTCGACATGTTCATCAGTTCATATTGGCTgtaaaataattagtttttgtCATATTTAGCTCATGCATTCTTTTTAAAAGGACACCTAAATATTTCCTGACACCATCGCCTCCTCTGCTCTGgttcttgttcttcttctgGGCGCGTCTATTAGTCGTGGTTTGTTGGGACTACAAGCTTTGATGGCATTTTAACGAGTTCCTCTTTCCCTCGAGATAATTTCTGTGGGGCGCGTGGGCCTGTGTTGCCGGCCTAGCATGCGCGTGTTTGCTCAGTGGCGCGTGCTGCCCCGCGCGGACGGGAAGCATAGGCGCCTAATTAGCATACAGCTGCAGCCGTTTGTTTTCCCTGCAGACTGGAACAATCTCCCAAAACCTCCACActtgttttaagatgttttattttacttaaatctcgttttatttttaagttaatgTTCTTCGTAAGGTCAAATGGGTTATGCGGGTGCATTTTGAATAAttattgttgaaacgttggttTACTTCAGCAATTCGATTCAAAAAGGGAAACTGATCTTTTAGAATGACAGGGAGTTATATTTAGATTTTGACTTCCAGTTATTGAAAACCTAAAATGTATCCTCTCGATAAATTAGAATAGTTAAAACCACGTTTAAAACTGGAGTTTCAATGCATACATGTCATGTTATACACACATGACACAATCATgggaaagactgctgacttaACAGTTGTACAGCAAAAAGTTACTGAAGAAAAGGAGGGtaccacaaggagggtaagccacaaaaggttagtgctgaagaagctggtttgTTCACAGTGCAAGTATATTCCTTGAAAGTtaggtggaagaaaaaagtgtggtagaaaaagcaTAACCACAGCTTAGAGAGAACTGTGACGCGAAGCTCAAAGATTTGGGGGGATTACAAGTTGTGCACTCTGGCTGGAGTCACACCGCACACAGACATATGCAGGATACACAAGTGTCAcatttttattgtgttaaatCATTCCTGagtctgagaaaaaaaaacatctggattgtCTGGCCTGGGATAAGGATAAAAACGACTGTGAGTTTCTTAAGTCCGTTCTTATGtaggtttcactttttgaattaaattcctgaaataaattaagtttttcATAATATTACAATTTATTGAAATACATATGTTTATGTAAAATTCTATTTTCAAACACCAGACAAACGTTTTAAACACCTATACAAATTAAGGAGGAGGCTTATATTGTTATGGGTCTGATACTTGACACAGACAGGACTGTCAGAGCTCAGAAGTTACTTTCTTGCACCACCTACAGGAGGAAGAATTAATCCTGGGGACAACAGAAAAGTTCACCTCCAGTGACTGAAGGTTTCCAcactaacatttc
This genomic window contains:
- the insm1b gene encoding LOW QUALITY PROTEIN: insulinoma-associated protein 1b (The sequence of the model RefSeq protein was modified relative to this genomic sequence to represent the inferred CDS: deleted 1 base in 1 codon) translates to MPKGFLVKRNKKSAHVSYRTRSDEDDLQELHAPAAFPSQVDPSPPMSVASSPDRASASPISPDFVAADAPVPRLEKPEQFGNPEAVCQAIYSPTRPISKEHDRGYFERSFNLGSPISAESFPTPASLSGLDHLLYAPVDLKIGTSNSSRGGAAITTTTSSTSSNSLSVPNNRVATKRPAADGAERKPKAASKKPKAIRKLNFEDEVTTSPVLGLKIKEGPVEMKPRAQSSGGTKPLGEFVCQLCKEAYADPFSLAQHKCSRIVRVEYRCPECDKMFSCPANLASHRRWHKPRTSTGASAVPPAQGVKSEMAKMQSLAVRSVSDEAKDMSDRDTPSPGLSESGSEDGSYDCQFCGKRFKRQAYLRKHILAHQALQKKVLEEHGFQTSDRAAAEQAPVSAPSSSSSSASSEEASNQSPLNLSPVDCLLCPVCGESFTSRAGQERHLRLMHSSQIYPCKYCPATLYSSPGLTRHINKCHPSENRQVILLQMPVRPAC